A section of the Rossellomorea marisflavi genome encodes:
- a CDS encoding divergent polysaccharide deacetylase family protein, which yields MRILLISLTLSFSLTTTGFARDILPLPAHKKELAIVIDDLGNDMEGTKDILDTEATLTIAVMPFLPSTKKDAERAHAKGHEVILHMPMEPVTGKASWLGPGALTTDLSDEEIRSRVEKAIQDVPHAVGMNHHMGSKVTADERIMRIVLEVCKKHGMFYLDSKTTGKSVIPKLAEELKVPYLENGLFFDDVYTKEHIGQQATKLAAKLEKDDSMVAIGHVGVTGTMIASMLKDFIPVYEKEANIVPLSDLIPEYHLIDESMP from the coding sequence ATGAGGATACTGCTCATCAGCTTGACGCTGTCTTTTTCTTTGACAACGACGGGGTTTGCAAGGGACATCCTGCCCCTGCCCGCCCATAAAAAGGAACTGGCCATCGTGATCGATGACCTAGGGAACGATATGGAGGGAACGAAAGATATCCTTGATACAGAGGCGACGCTGACGATTGCTGTCATGCCGTTCCTGCCGTCCACAAAGAAGGATGCCGAACGGGCTCATGCGAAGGGCCATGAAGTGATCCTCCATATGCCGATGGAGCCGGTGACTGGGAAGGCGAGCTGGCTTGGGCCCGGGGCGTTGACAACAGACCTGTCGGATGAGGAAATACGAAGCCGTGTGGAGAAAGCGATCCAAGATGTCCCGCATGCCGTGGGGATGAATCATCATATGGGTTCGAAGGTGACAGCCGATGAACGCATCATGAGGATCGTCCTTGAAGTATGCAAAAAGCACGGCATGTTTTATCTCGACAGCAAAACAACGGGGAAAAGTGTCATCCCGAAGCTTGCTGAAGAACTGAAGGTGCCTTATCTCGAGAACGGTCTCTTTTTCGATGATGTCTACACGAAGGAGCACATCGGGCAGCAAGCGACAAAACTTGCCGCTAAACTTGAAAAAGATGACAGCATGGTGGCCATCGGTCACGTCGGTGTAACGGGTACGATGATTGCATCGATGCTGAAGGACTTCATTCCTGTCTACGAAAAAGAAGCCAATATTGTGCCGTTATCCGACCTTATTCCGGAGTATCACTTGATTGATGAAAGCATGCCATGA
- a CDS encoding ABC transporter permease subunit, translating to MNKYLSVPLRFILYYILGILGILGVSVAPQVLSEKGLYNFVAFIEEFLKFTIYFADPGNWEYNYKGQVDSLFNVLWEPYLYSMTIILGAIALGLVLAVIFAVITFFLPTPLSSTLKKILNFMESVPDLLFAFLLQLFIVFFFKKYGIMLMEFTEFDGVQIYAAPIFTLAIVPMVSFFRILLLVMEEEMVKDHIEFARSKGLSKSRILFSHVMKNITPSSFYHGKLIIWGTLSSLFIIETLFDMRGITFYITQDFRPVVIAYALILLFTPFFFIYQGVYLWMNRAAVIDDSHYRIKKDKVKFSEWKIWGFIATSWRAWKVHMKNPKFAGGFIIIFGMIVYSFCHSFFKDEPVGKLYYVKDDAGTLLSVPPHAPSEFMALGSDYNGFSILDQLIVGAKFTLIFALVVALLRVVGGFYLGVGYHFFLNERRKNWVNRIVDSIHFLPLSLIAYLLLRPVLWGLTFEGFQHSLFERLVFEAIVLTILVLPLTMVLIGNELKLIGQQDFVVSAKLLGGSNRHLLWTHLFPHLAPRMFILFGQQFIQTMLILVHMGLFYLFLGGTIVSRGLLPDPPKSATFEWSGLISSSKQALMTEKYWIVLFPLIAFMIAIFAMQLVVQGVKEIQQAKVGVRVNKKPIKGWKMWSKSEKAKVSPPLEGDFTLTHQNIKG from the coding sequence ATGAACAAGTACCTTTCTGTACCATTGCGTTTCATTCTTTATTACATATTGGGGATTCTCGGAATCCTGGGCGTGAGCGTTGCACCACAGGTTCTGAGTGAAAAAGGATTGTATAACTTCGTCGCTTTCATTGAAGAATTCCTCAAGTTCACCATCTATTTCGCCGACCCGGGAAACTGGGAATATAACTACAAGGGACAAGTCGACTCCCTTTTCAATGTCCTGTGGGAGCCTTATCTGTATTCCATGACCATCATTCTTGGAGCCATCGCCCTGGGCCTTGTGCTGGCGGTGATATTTGCCGTAATTACCTTTTTCCTCCCGACTCCGCTTTCTTCCACGTTGAAGAAAATCCTGAACTTCATGGAGTCGGTTCCGGATCTGCTATTTGCTTTCCTCCTGCAGCTATTCATCGTTTTCTTTTTCAAGAAGTACGGCATCATGCTCATGGAATTCACGGAGTTTGACGGCGTGCAGATATACGCGGCTCCGATCTTCACCCTCGCCATCGTGCCGATGGTCTCCTTCTTCAGGATCCTCCTTCTCGTCATGGAAGAGGAAATGGTGAAAGATCACATTGAATTTGCCAGGAGCAAAGGGCTATCCAAAAGCCGCATCCTCTTCTCGCATGTGATGAAGAATATTACACCAAGCTCCTTCTATCATGGGAAGCTTATCATCTGGGGGACCCTGTCGAGTTTATTCATCATCGAAACCCTATTTGATATGAGGGGAATCACCTTCTATATCACTCAGGACTTCAGACCCGTCGTGATTGCGTATGCCCTGATCCTTCTTTTCACTCCGTTCTTTTTTATTTATCAAGGGGTGTACCTGTGGATGAACCGTGCTGCCGTGATCGATGATTCTCACTACCGGATCAAAAAGGACAAGGTCAAGTTCTCAGAATGGAAGATTTGGGGGTTCATCGCCACTTCGTGGAGGGCTTGGAAGGTACATATGAAGAATCCGAAATTTGCTGGAGGATTCATCATCATCTTCGGAATGATTGTGTATAGTTTCTGCCATTCCTTCTTCAAGGATGAACCTGTCGGCAAGCTTTACTATGTAAAGGATGATGCAGGTACTCTTCTTAGCGTCCCGCCTCATGCACCATCAGAGTTCATGGCGCTCGGATCCGACTACAATGGCTTCAGCATCCTGGACCAGTTAATCGTCGGAGCGAAGTTTACGCTCATCTTCGCCCTTGTGGTGGCGCTACTGCGGGTTGTAGGTGGCTTCTATCTCGGGGTTGGCTATCACTTCTTCTTGAATGAACGCAGGAAGAACTGGGTGAATAGAATCGTGGATTCAATCCACTTCCTGCCGTTGAGCCTCATTGCGTATCTTCTATTAAGACCGGTGCTGTGGGGATTGACATTCGAAGGATTCCAGCACTCCCTGTTTGAACGGCTCGTCTTCGAGGCCATCGTCCTGACAATCTTGGTGCTGCCTCTGACGATGGTATTGATCGGCAATGAGCTGAAGCTGATCGGACAGCAGGACTTCGTCGTTTCGGCCAAGCTTCTCGGAGGGAGTAACCGCCATCTGCTCTGGACACATCTGTTCCCGCATCTCGCGCCGAGGATGTTTATCCTGTTCGGGCAGCAGTTCATCCAAACGATGCTCATCCTGGTCCATATGGGGCTGTTCTATCTATTCCTTGGTGGCACCATCGTATCAAGGGGGCTCCTTCCCGATCCGCCGAAGTCGGCTACATTTGAATGGTCAGGGCTTATCAGTTCTTCTAAACAAGCACTGATGACAGAGAAATATTGGATCGTCCTATTCCCGCTCATCGCCTTCATGATCGCCATCTTCGCCATGCAGCTGGTGGTCCAGGGCGTCAAGGAGATCCAGCAGGCCAAGGTCGGTGTAAGGGTGAATAAGAAACCGATCAAAGGATGGAAAATGTGGAGTAAGAGTGAAAAGGCAAAGGTGAGCCCACCTCTTGAAGGAGACTTCACCTTGACGCATCAGAACATCAAGGGATGA